From the genome of Zonotrichia albicollis isolate bZonAlb1 chromosome 20, bZonAlb1.hap1, whole genome shotgun sequence, one region includes:
- the TRNAU1AP gene encoding tRNA selenocysteine 1-associated protein 1 has translation MAASLWMGDLEPYMDENFVSRAFATMGELVLSVKIIRNRLTGIPAGYCFVEFADLATAEKCLHKINGKPLPGATPAKRFKLNYATYGKQPDNSPEYSLFVGDLTPDVDDGMLYEFFVKVYPSCRGGKVVLDQAGVSKGYGFVKFTDELEQKRALTECQGAVGLGSKPVRLSVAIPKANRVKPMEYNQMYNYNYNQYYQQYHNYYAQWGYDQNTGSYSYSYPQYGYTQSTMQTYEEVGEDALEDPTPHLDVHEANKQFMEQSEELYDALMDCHWQPLDTVSSEIPAVL, from the exons ATGGCCGCCAGCCTGTGGATGGGGGAC CTGGAGCCCTATATGGATGAAAACTTTGTTTCAAGAGCCTTTGCCACCATGGGAGAGCTTGTACTGAGTGTAAAAATCATTCGAAACAGGTTGACAGG AATTCCAGCAGGCTATTGCTTTGTAGAATTTGCAGATCTAGCTACTGCAGAGAAATGTTTACACAAAATCAATGGAAAACCACTTCCTGGTGCTACACCG GCGAAGCGATTTAAATTGAATTATGCAACATATGGAAAACAGCCTGATAACAG TCCAGAATATTCCCTTTTTGTTGGAGACCTGACTCCTGACGTGGATGATGGGATGCTGTATGAATTTTTTGTTAAAGTTTATCCATCGTGTAGAGGTGGAAAAGTTGTTTTGGACCAGGCAGGAGTATCCAA AGGTTACGGGTTTGTGAAATTCACAGATGAACTGGAACAGAAGAGAGCGCTGACAGAGtgtcagggagctgtggggttGGGCTCTAAACCTGTACGCTTGAGTGTGGCTATACCAAAAGC TAATCGTGTGAAACCAATGGAGTACAATCAGATGTACAACTATAATTACAACCAGTATTACCAACAGTATCACAACTACTACGCTCAGTGGGGGTACGACCAGAACACGGGCAGTTACAGCTACAGCTACCCCCAGTATGGCTACACGCAGAGCACCATGCAG ACATATGAAGAAGTTGGTGAGGATGCATTGGAAG ATCCCACACCTCATTTAGATGTCCATGAAGCAAACAAGCAGTTTATGGAACAGAGTGAAGAGCTCTATGATGCCTTGATGGACTGTCATTGGCAGCCTTTGGACACTGTCTCATCAGAGATCCCAGCTGTGTTATAG